The following coding sequences are from one Sphingomonadaceae bacterium OTU29LAMAA1 window:
- a CDS encoding DUF4411 family protein: MYVFDTSPLSTLFKNYYRRRFPTLWDRFDGLVADGRIISTREVRRECVDGPVETLRDWAGEREEFFHIPGAAEGGFVGQIYGVVHFQQNIEQRKLLKGGRNADPFVIAKAATEGRCVVTMEQFKEHGAKIPNICDHFGVECLSLEAFMEREGWQF, translated from the coding sequence ATGTATGTGTTCGACACCTCACCCCTCTCGACGCTGTTCAAGAACTACTACCGACGCCGCTTCCCGACCCTGTGGGACCGCTTCGATGGGCTTGTGGCGGATGGGCGCATCATCTCCACGCGGGAGGTGCGCCGCGAGTGCGTCGACGGTCCAGTCGAGACCCTCCGCGACTGGGCGGGAGAGCGCGAGGAGTTCTTCCACATCCCGGGTGCCGCCGAGGGTGGGTTCGTAGGGCAGATATACGGCGTCGTGCACTTCCAGCAGAACATCGAACAGCGGAAGCTTTTGAAGGGCGGCCGTAACGCTGACCCCTTCGTGATCGCCAAGGCTGCCACAGAGGGGCGGTGCGTGGTCACCATGGAGCAGTTCAAGGAGCACGGCGCCAAGATCCCGAACATCTGCGACCACTTCGGCGTGGAATGCCTCTCGCTGGAGGCCTTCATGGAACGCGAGGGCTGGCAGTTCTAG